In the Commensalibacter melissae genome, AAATGCGATCCATCAGAAGAGGTGCCTTCTGGAAATAAGATTAGGCTATCATTGTTTTTTAATCTTGATTGTAGTTCAATTTGTTCTTTAGCTGTTGAGTGTCGTTGTCTGCTGACAAAGGAGACGCGGCCAAGTTTACATAAAATACTGATAAGAGGCCAGGTTCCGACTTCCTTTTTTGCAACAAAACATCCAGGCAATAATCCGCCTATAGTGACGATATCCAGCCATGAACAATGATTGGCAATGTATAAGATTGGACGATCCTGTCCTTTTTTTGAGTCCAGGGCAATAATCTTGCCGAAGGTATGAAGGCGTAGCCCCAGTAATTTTCCTACAATATACCAATAATACCTTGCAAAATTGGTTTTTAATTTTCCAGGGAGTTTGACAAAGATTGATTGTACTGGAATAGCCATTCCAGTCCATCCCAAAATGGTGAAGATTCTGAGAATTGCCCTAATTTTTTTCAAAAATTTAGGATTATAGGTATTAACTGCATTTTCATTATTGTCAAATAATGAATTGAAACCTATACGTGACCTATCTTTAATTTTTTTATTATTTGACTGAAGAATAATATTCTTAATTTTGGATAACATAAATAACAAAATTCATAATTTTAACAAAAAATAAAATACAGTTTTCTCAGTATTGTAATATAAAAGTAATAATCACGGGCTTTATAATTGTTATCTGAAAATATGTGTAACGACAAGATTTATTCATAAAGAAAAATTTAAAATAATTTACCAAATTTTTGGCGTTTTTTTATTTTAATGTATTTTTCTTTTGAAGAGTTCCTTTAATTTTTATAAAAGAAAATACTTTTTATAAAATCCAATTTTTATTCAGTATACTATAGGGAATATGCGTTTTGTCATCTTTGTGGTTTTGGTTTGAAAACGAAAAATCCATACAATATAAAGGTGATAATAGAAAATTAGGCATTCGTGATTATTTCATATTCATAGTGTTATTTATTTTGAGCTGTTTTAAGCAGGGAGTGGCTGCAGATCCTCAATATTATAGAGTGAAAATATATTCAATAGGAAATGAGACAATTGATAAAGTTTTGTCAAACACATCCAATTTAGTTACTTTACAAAAAACAAATGCTGTAAATGCGTTTGCGTTGGCTGGTCGAATTAAAAGTGATTATGCCCGTTTTAAAAATGCTATGGACAGTTTCGGATATTATGATGCGAAAATCAGTATCAAGGTTGGAACTGCGGCTGCGTTACATAATCAAAAAAATGTAAAATTGAATAAAAGAGAGCAATCCGATGATATATTCAAACATGAAAAAGATATCATTGCCAATGGAATAATTGATGGTGCAAGTACGGATTTACCAAATTTTATTGATAAAGTGCCTGTCCAGCAGGATGTTATCATTATTGTTCATATCCAAAAGGGATCCCAATATCGCATAGGTCAGTTAGAGTTCAAGAACTTACAAAAAAATGAAATCATCCAGTTATCAGCTAAGCAGCAAAGGGAATTCGGATTGAAAATTGGTGATCCTGCCGTTTCCGCTGATATCGTTGCCGCTCGGGACAAACTGATCAAGGGGTTGCAGGAAGAGGGACATGCCTTGGCTAAAATGGGAGAGCCCGTTGCCTATCTGCATCCAGACAATAAAACCTTGAATGTTGTTTTTGATATGAATATGGGTCCTGTAGTGGACATAGGTGATATCGATTTCAAAGGTTTGAAAAAGGTCAACGCGAAATATATTCGTCGCCGATTGTTATTGCATGCTGGACAGTTATATCAACCCTCAACTATTGAAAACGCACGCATGGATCTTTCTTCAACTGGTGTTTTTTCGAGTATTGATATGCACGTTGCAGATCATGTTGATCAATCGGGTCGAATACCATTAACCATAACCTTTAAAGAGACTAAACGAAGAACCGTAAGTGTTGAAGCGGGATATTCGACGGATCTTGGGGGAAGGTTAGGTGCAAAATGGACGCATCATAATATATTTGGTAATGCCGAACAGTTAAAATTGGCAGCCATAGCGACGGGTATAGCAGGAACAGCCCAACGGGGACTGGGATATGATGTGTATGCGGATTTTACCAAACCTGATTTTGGACATCGTAACCAGGATTTTAATGCACGTATTGAAGCTGTAAAACAGAAGCTGTACTCGTATAATCAAACAGCGTTTCTTGCAAAGGTTGGAATGACAAGAAAATTTGGTAAACGCTGGAGCATGTCAGCTTATTTGGGTGGAATACAAGAACATATTATTCAGCGAGGTGAAAGAAACAATTATACCATGATCAACCTTCCACTGGGTGCGGCATATGATGGAACAGACTTGGTCAATCCAATGATGTCTCCAGATCACGGAATGAAAGCGTCTGTATCTATAACGCCGACGGAATCTTTTGGAGACAAGACTATATTTTTTGCAATCATGCAAGGAACAGCCTCTACCTATTTTGATTTAACGCATCTGGGATTAACGAAACCTGGTCGTTCAATTTTTGCATTTCGTGGAAACATTGGCAGTATTCAAGGGGCCTCACGAATGAATCTTCCCCCTGACCAACGTTTGTACGCAGGAGGTACTTCAACTGTAAGAGGATTCCGTTTCCAGGGTGTCGGTCCTCAATTTAAGGGGAGTAAATATGCAAAAGGGGGAAAGGCAATGGATACGGGAACGGCTGAATTCCGGCAAAGAATACTTGGACAATTTGGTGCCCAAGCCTTTATTGATGCCGGTCAGGTCAGCAGTGACAGTATGCCTTTTGAGGGGAAGGTTCAGGTAGGTGTTGGTGGTGGATTTCGATATTATACGCCCATGGGGCCCATACGTTTAGATATCGCAGTACCCGTTAAGCGACCATATCGAGGAGATCGGTTCGAAGTTTATATAGGTTTGGGGGAAACTTTTTAATGTCTCAATCTAGTAAGGAACCTGAAAAGAAGCAATCCATTGACAAAGTGCCAAGGAATATAAAGGTTAGAAAAGTCAAATATTCTATAATCAAGAGTATATTATGGTTTCTGGCAAGCATACTCATATTGCTTGTAGCTATGGTTTTTGCATTATTCATTTATCTTAATACGCAGAGTGGAAAAGAATTTCTTTCAGATAAAATTGATGTTTGGACCGATCATTCCATAAATGTTAAGGGAATTCACGGGAATTTTCCTAATCATCTGATTGTTGAAGAAATCACGTTGAAAAAATTGCCATCAACGGATAAACCGTGGTTAATATTAAAAAAAGTCAAACTTGATTGGTCTTTTTTTGAATTACTGTATAAAAAATTATTTATTCAAAGTCTTTTGGCTGAAGAAATTGATATTGAGGATTTACCAAAATCCACACAATCACCAGACGCATCATATTCCACATCATCCGATTTGTCATTTTTATGGTTGTTTGCCTCGATTAACCATTTACAAATTAATAAATTGCATCTTGCTCAGACAATTTTTTCAAAAACGTTAGATTTAAAGGTTAACGGAAAACTATCGACTTCTAATATATTATTCTTTCTAGATGAATTTAAACTGAATGCATTGCCTGACACAAATCTGGAGCTTGATGGTGAAGAACTTAATAAATCAACAAATCTTTCCTTGAAGTTAACAGTTAAAAATCATCAGGTTTCAAAAGGACAGTTAACTTTTTTGGCAAAATCCAATCCAGATGGAATTCTTGAACGTTTATTAAAGTCCGATCAATTAACTCCCTTATCATTTAATTTGTCGCTTGATGGACCGTTTGATTCATTGAATACAAAAATGGAACTGAAATCAAATCAGACGTATTTAAGGGAAAATGGACATATTGACCTTAATCATTCAAAAATGAATGTTGATTTATCCGGTCATTCTCCAGCAGTGACCTTGAATCCGCAAATTCATTGGGATGGATGGGATCTAGATGCCAGATTGACTGGATTATTGACAAAACCAATCGGTCAGGGAAAATTCAAACTGGTCAATCTAGCGGCTGGTAAAACGTTTTTGAATAATCTTATTGTTTCTTTTTCGGGAGAGCAAAATGATGATTTGCAAGCCATAAATTCAAGGCAAATCGATAGAGCTCATATACATTTAATTGCAGAGGGGTTGCGTGTTCCCGGAAAACATCCAATGATGTTTGCCAAAGTCCCAATTATAGCTGATGCTGTATATGGAATAAATGAACCTGAACAATCAATTGATTTTCGAGTTCAACATGATCTTGTGAAGGCTGTGGGACATATCTTTTTTTACCCTGTCTTAAAAGGATCAATTGATCTGGCTCTACCACATTTAAGTGATATAGCCGAATTGACAGGTGTTAGGTTGGGAGGTCAATCAGTATTCAATCTTGCTTTTACAATGCCAGAGCATGCAGATAATCCAATTGTATTTGATTTGGATGGTCCCATACAGGTTAATCAAGGATTACCTGCAATGGTAAATATGGTTGGATCCAAGGGACATCTTGGTATTCATGCACGTATTTTCCATAAAGAAAAACCTGATATCTATTTGGATAATTTGACAATATCAGGTCAAAATTTATCAATTCAAGGTAATGGACATTTATTGGATCAACAGGTCAGGGCGGTTGTTAATCTTAATATAGATAATCTTATGGCACTTTCCCCGTTATTGACGGGTCAGGGAAAGGCGGTTTTAAAAGCTGATGGATCTCTGGAAGATCTGGGTTTGAGATTTGAAATGGCTACTAAATTTCAAACATCATCAAAAAGAGATTATGCAATAGCGCCAAGCGATTTAAAAATGAAGGCTGAGCTGAATCATTTATTTGCGCTACCAACGCTTTTGGTATCCTTGAATGGAAATCTTGACCGTTCACCGATAGAAATGGAACTGTTGGCAAGTCAAAAGAAAAATACTGATAATTATTATTTTAATTTAAGAAAATTGAATTGGCGATCCTTGAATGGTCTCGCTGATTTTAGTATTTCCGGTAAAAATATAATTCCTAATGGTAACCTTGATATAAAAATAACTCGATTGGCCGATTTTAAAAAATTGGTTCGACAGAATATTGAAGGCAATCTTGCCTTACAAATTCATTCCTCACCGCATACAAACCAAAAATTATTCGTTAATGCAAGCAGCAAAGTGAATATGCCTAATTACAGGTTCAATAATTTGCTTTTAACGGGTTATATTGATTATCCATTAGATAAACCCTTAATCAATTTAAAGGCGCAAATTTCGGATTTTCAGCTTCCACAGGCAAAAGGTAATATCCAGTTAAGTGCCAATGGTTTTATCGATAACTTGAAAGTAGTGGCAAATGCTGATTTTCCTTCGTTAATGAAAAGTAAAGGTGCATTTGATACAGCACTATTGTTAGATTTGAAGAAAAAAAATGTTTTTTTGCAAAAACTGAATGCATTGGCAAAAGGTGAAAATATACACCTGACTGCTCCAGCCAAGGTGGATTTTGGGGAGAAAGTAGCCATAGATCATTTTCGTTTAACCTTGGCTCCTCCAAATGCGCCCTTGGCCATTATCGATTTGGCTGGAGTAATTATGCCAGCATTAAATTTGAATGCTAGTATTCAAAATGTGACTCCTGCCATTTTAAGACCTTTTTTACCTCAGTTACAGGCTAATGGAACCTTGGATGCCCAGGCCAGGTTAAAAGGGACGTTGGAAAAACCCACAGGTTCAATTCAAATTAAAGCAGCGAATATTAAAATGCTTACAGGAGAAGCCGCCTCTCTACCTGTTGCACAATTGATTTCTCGGACAAATTTGATGGGTAAAAATGCCCAAACGCATACGCATTTACAGATGGGAAAGAAATTTGATTTGAGTATGAATGGTTTAATACCTTTAAATTCAAATGGTAAGATGGATTTGAATCTTGAAGGGAAAATTGATTTGGGATTGGGAAATGCGATTGCGGGTGCCTATGGTCAGCAAGTCAAGGGCAATATCAATCTTGCCATGCAAATTGGGGGAAGTTTTATGGAACCGATTGTTAATGGAACTGTACAGCTTTTCAAAGGAAGTTTTAGAGATTACGCACAAGGGACAAGTATTCAGGATATACAGGCAAAGCTTGTTGGGAAAAAAGATCATATAACCCTTGAATCACTTACTGCCAAGGCGGGACATGGGGATATATATGCCAATGGACAAATTGGAGTTTTTCAACCGGGTATTCCCGTAAGCTTGCATATGAATATGAAAAATGCCCGTCCATTGGTTAGTGATTTGTTAACAGCCATTCTTGATGGTGATATCGATGTTAGTGGAATGGCAAAATCAAAAATTGATATGAAGGGAACAATTCGGATCAAACATGCCGAGATTAATATACCGCATTCTATTTCAAGTTCTGTTGTACCATTAAAAGTAATTCGTCCAGGTGACAAGATTGAAACAGAAAGCAGGCCAAATCTTCCAGGACCCATTATCGGTTTGGATTTAACCATTAAATCTGCCGGTCAAATCTTGGTTCAAGGTTTCGGACTGTTTACAGATATGGCAGGCGCATTGCATATCACTGGAACAGCTGATGCGCCTTCAGTTGCGGGGGGAATGAAGATGCAAAACGGTCATATTGATCTTTCAGGAATATCATTGGATTTCACAAGGGGTGTGATCGGGTTTCAGGGAAGTAATGTAGATCGCAAGATTGATCCCTCTCTGGATTTTGAGGTAAAAAAAACGGTTGAAGGAAACACGGCCAGATTATTGATTACAGGTTTTGCAAGTTCACCCAAAATCACGTTAACCTCTTCCCCTCCATTGTCACAAGACAGGGTTCTAGCCATTCTATTATTTGGTGTTGATTCACAAAGTCTTTCGGCAACCCAAATGGCAGAAATAGGATTGGCATTGGCAACGTTGGGTGGACAAAGTGCAGGGATTGATCCCTTGGGTACCGTGAGAAAAAGCCTTGGATTGGATCGACTTTCTTTAGGAGGGGGGAGTCGTAGCAATGAAAATGGAGGCTCCAATAATGGAGCAAGTGTTGCGGCAGGGAAGTATGTGGCAAAAGGTGTTTATATTGGTGCCAAACAATCTACAGGCAATGCAGGTACACAGGCCGAGATGCAGATTGATATCACCAAACACTTGAAAGCTACTGCAACGGTTGGTACGGGAAAAGACAATTCAAGATTTGTTACCCCAGATAATGATCCAGGTAGTAACGTGGGATTGCTTTATGAGTTTGATTATTAAGGTAAATTAGAAAATATTAATTTTAATTTGATATCAAGAATTTATACAACCAATCAGGAATTCGCTTATTTAACATTAAAAAAGGACGATTTGAATATGTTTTGAAACAGTATGATTATTCAAGCGTCTTTTTTTCTTAAAGCTGTTATTCTTTCCAGTTTTTTAATTTGCTAGTTTTTCCAATGCCAGGATTGAAAGCATTGCAAGGATCAAGATCTTTGTAAAAATTCTTCAAAGGATCTTTAGCGGGGTAAAGATGACCGACATTATGTTCAGCGGGATATTCCGCTCCTCTTTGATCAAGAATTCTCAACATTTTTTCTTCAAGTGCAAATACATCATATCCTTTTTGAATAATATAATCCTGATGAAAAACGTGACAAAAGAAATGACCGTAATATAATTTATGGAGAATTGGTTCTTCTATTTCTTCAGGCAAATGTTCCACCCATTCTTTATCATTACGGCGTAGGGCAACATCAATGGCCAGAATATTTTCAACCGTATCCGTATGGACATTCCTGTAACGAACAGCAGCGCCTGCCACGGCAAAGCGATGCAGGAATGCTTTGCGACCTTCTTCGGCATTGCATTCAAAAAAGCTACCCGATGTTTTTTCCTTAAAATAAGATTTTAAATGGGAACGAACAGGTTCAATTTCTTCTTTGCCCACTTTCAATAGCAAATGATGTTCATATTTTTTTGCATATTCGTTCATTCGTTCCGGCAAATGCTGAGGAAATAATTTACTAAAAAACTGCATTGCCTTGTCACTGAAATGTTTTGGGAAAAACGGGATTTTATTTGTAATAAAATCAAATTTGTTTTTCAGGGAGAATAATTGTGGAATATATGCAGTACCCAGACAATTTATAAAAATGAATGTATCTTTTCCGTAAATAGCGGCAATATTGTAAGCATCTTGATGGATATACTCACCGGATATGGGAACTATTTTCTTGCTGAGCATATTATATCGAATATTGGTAAGATCATTTGGATCGTTTGTACCGATATAAAAAACTCTTGTTTCCTTTTCCTGTGGAAATGTATCAAGGCGTACAGCAAAAATTGAGAGTTTACCGGCACATCCAGAGGCTTCATATAAATGATTGGGATCGGCATTATAACGGGCGGGTGTAGGGGCATCAACTTCGCAGACATGATCCCTATAATGATGGTCTGAACAGCATTTATCAGATTGTTTTATCAATTCATGATCAAAATTACCGTGATCAAGTCGTCCCAGAATTTCCTCAGGTGTGTTTCCCAACTCAACGCCAAGATGATTAACAAGTTCTAATTTACCCTCTTTGTTACATTGGGCATAAAGGGCCATCTCGGTATAGGCGGGGCCTCGCTGAACCAATGCTCCACCAGAATTATTGCTTATTCCTCCAAGAACTGAAGCACCGATGCAAGATGATCCGATTACAGAATGAGGATCACGATGATAGGGCCTTAATTTTTGTTCAAGTTCATTTAAAGTCGCCCCGGGAAGACATATTACCTGCTCACCATTATTAATCACATAAATTTTTTTCATTTTCATGGTGTTAATAATGACAATGTCACGATCATAATCATTGCCATCGGGGGTAGATCCACCGGTCAATCCAGTATTGGCGGCCTGCATGATAATTATTACATTTGATTCTATACAGGCCTTGACAACATTCCACTGATCCAGAATATGCTCTGGCGTTACAATTGCTATTGCTTTCCCAGATCCATATCGAAAACCATTACAATATAATCCCATTTTGGATGGGTCAGTTATAACGTTTCTGCTTCCAGATATTTTTGTTAATTGAACAATCAAATTTTGATTGGATGTATTATGAGAGGCAGAGATCGATTTTTTTTGAAAAAACATTTTGTATACGCTTTTGACAATCTAAAAATTATTCAGGTTCTAATAACCTTTATAAATAGTTAATAAGCCTTTTATCATACTCGTTTAATATCATTTGTAAAGGATAACAAAATGTCATTATATATTCATTTATTATAAATAAAGACATGAAAAAAAAGGAGAGTAACTCTCCTTTCATTGTAATTGTAATGATCAATTGATAAATTCTAAGCTGTTTTCATCACGTTTGTTAATTCGTTGAGAACGTCTTCTGGTTTTTTTGATTCCAAAACGGCCACCTCGGTTACAAAACGGTCTTGAGCCGCTTCAAATAGTTTTCTTTCGCTAAAACTGCCATCGAGACTGTCAGCATTTCTGCGTAGATCCCTTAAAACTTCAGCAATCTGCATCAGATCACCAGAATTGATTTTTTCCTGGTAAACCAAAGCCCGTCTTGCCCACATACCTTTGCTGATTTGCGGCTTGCTTTTAATAATTGACATGGCTTTTCCGACAATTTCACGGGAAGCAATTTTGCGTAATCCAGCTTTTTTTGCTTTATCTAAAGGGATACGCAGGGTCATCTGATTATCTGGAAAAGAGATCTGGATCATTTCCAGTTTCGTGCCTGCAATCTCTTCCACGCCAATACGATCAATTCGGCCTACACCATGTGCAGCATAAACAATGGCATCGCCTTCTTGAAAAGGAAAAGAGGTTTTACTATTGGATTGTTGTGCGGCGGTTTCTGCGACGGCTGCTTGAGCCATTTCGTCGGTTACACCACCTTTGGAAGAATTTTTCAATACACTCATTTAATATACTATACCATATTCAGGATAAATTGTCATTTGATATTTTAGAAAAGGCAAAATTTTATATAATGTGTATATATAGGTATTTTATTTTAATTTACCATTGAATTCCGTTAATGGAAGGAATAGGGCGTTGAGAAGATTGATTGATTTGTTCAAGCAAATCGATCTCGATGCTGCGTGACATTGTTAACATGGGCAAGGAATGCGGACTTTCATCAAAGGGATCTTGCAAATCATTTCCAATTCGGTCCAGAGCCAAAAATAAAAAACCCACAAGTGCGGACCCTAATGGTGTGATCCACCCAAGTGTATCCACCATTGAAAAAGGAAGAATGATGCAGATAACTTCACTTAGTAAACGGGGCAGGGTGGAAAACTGGATTGATAAGGGTGTATTTTTAATTCTTTCCAAGGCACCTTGTGCATTGGCCAAGTCAGATAAAATTCTGTCGATTTGAGAGTGAAGGGCGCCGTCAATATTTTTTTGGCGGCTTTCCTGGGTTACCATATAGCCGATCTGAACAAGAATGCCATTAGGCTGGTTGCGCTGATTTTTAATATAGGTTTGAATGGAATGGGGCAATATTTTTTTTACATTATAACTGGTCAGGGAATTTTTATTTCTTAAATGATAGGATAGACTGTATGCATATCCGGCCATGGCATATATAAGCTCGGGTTTGCTATCGAGAATACTCATGCATTGCCTGGCAAATGATCGACAGTTATTTGTGACTGATCCCCAATGTATACGTGCCTCCCACCATCGATTATATGCCGTATTGTTTCTGAAATTCATAAAAAGGACGAGCACAGATCCAATCAGGGCGGTTGGTAATGCTGATTGATCAAACCAGTGTAGATTAAAAATTTTATATCCAATGACGACTAGCATGTCCCAAATAAATAAAATGAGTAAAGGTTTAAAACTTGTCTGTATAAGAAAAAGAAGTCCACGTTTCGGGTTTACAATCATAGTTTAATTTTCATCATTATAATGTATAGTTATTGATTTTACTAAACAAACTAATGGAAAACTATGGTTTATTTTTGTTGATTGTATTTTTTCTTTAAAAAATTGATTATGTATTGAAATACAATTACATGTTTTTACTTAACATAATAATTCATCAATTTTTGCAAGGATTTCTTCTGAATTCCTTCAGAATCAAAATTGTCAGGATCAAGCCAGTCATTAAATGCCTTGGAGAGTTTTGGAAATTCAAGGTCAAGAATTGAATACCATGCTGTATCCCGGTTACGGCCATGAATAACCAAAGCTTGACGGAATATTCCCTCGAATGTGAAACCATAGCGTAATGCCGCAGCACGAGAGGGTGCATTTAAGGTATCACATTTCCATTCAAGACGACGATAACCAAGTTCCTCGAATGCATATTTCATTAAAAGATAGATTGCCTCCGTGGCCATTGTTGTTTTTTTTAATCGTCCAGAAAAAATAACGCTACCAATTTCTATCACACCATTTGTTGGATCTATTCGCATGAGAGCAATTGAACCGATTGCTTGATTGGAATTCTTGTCAAGAATTGCATAATGAAATGGATCTTTGATATTTTCTAATTTAAGTAGCCATTCCCGATATTCATTAAAGTCATTAAACGGGCCGGATAAAAGATAGGTCCATAGCCCTTTATCAGTACCGTTAAAAAAGGCATCATAAAGTTGCAAAGCATGTTGTCTGACATTTATGCGTTCAAGCCGGCAATATTGTCCCGTGATTGTTTCTTTTTTGGGAAGCTTTGCTTTTTTCCATGAAGGAAGAGCTTGACCAATCGGTTGTTGATAAACATTAAAACGGATCGACATCGTGGACCTTTCTATGAGAGGAATAATTCTAGTAAGGCAAAATTACTGTTAGAAATTGAATAAGCATTTTTTTAGTGGAGCTATACGAAAGAATGACATTCTGGAATGAAAAACTATATTTGATTAAAATTTTTTATATCTTTTTGGGGAGACTTGCCAAATATGGCTTTGTAATCATGACTAAAATGTGAGGGACTTTCATAACCAACCTGATAGGAAGCAGTGGCAGCGTTAAGATTATTATTGATCATCAGACGTTTTGCTTCATGAACGCGTAACCATTTTTGATATTGTAACGGGCTTTTTCCGGTTATTTGGCGAAAATGATGATGCAAGCTTGAGGGGCTCATGTTAACAGCACTGGCAAGATGGCTTATTTTCAAGGGTTGAGAATAATTTTGTTTAAGCCATTCGATTGCTTTTCTGATATTAGATCCTGTATTACCAGTTGTTATAATCTGTAAAAGAATTGGTGCGGCATCGCTGGTTAACAGTCGATAGTAAATTTCCCTGATGACTAACGGGGCAAGAACTGGAATGGTTTCGGGCTCATCCATTAAGGATAAAAGTCTGTACATGGGTTCCAAAAAGGATACATTAACACTGCAAATAGATACACTGCTACATTTCGTTTTGTTTGAATTCCTAAGATCAATTTGTGTACTTAACTCTGCAATAATATTGCGTTCCAAATTTAAGGAAATTCCAAAACAGGGTTTAATAGGGGATGCTTCCATTATTTGGCTGTTCGTAGGGATGTCCAGAGAAGTAATGAGCAAATGATGTTTGTCGTATGGAAAGATATTTTTATCAATAATTATCTGTTTAGTACCTTGGCATAACAAACTGATACTCGGTTGATAAAAACAGGCACATGCTTGATGAGGTGTCTCTTGTCTAAAAAGTTTGAGATCTTTAATCAGGGTGTTATGTGCACCCGTTGTTTTTACATGTCGTTCAAGAATATTGATTATTTTTTGATAAAATAATTCGGTTTGACTGTCTGAAGACTGATTGAGTGTCATTATAATGGATTAGACAAATTGATGATTATTCAGATTTTATAAGTAAACATAAATTATTTGCAGGATCAGGTAATTATTACGGAATATCAAGATATTATACAACGCTTTTTTTATCGTATTATTTATTTGAAAATCAAACAATAGAAAAGATTTTCGATAATTTTCATATCATATTTGAGATAAAAAAATGAAGTATACAAATCTAGGTCGTACAGGTCTTAAAGTATCGAGATTATGTTTGGGATGCATGAGTTTCGGTGAACCCAACCGGTTGCCACAAGCCTGGTCAATTGATGAAACTGCTGCACGCCCTTTTTTTAGACAGGCCATTGAGGCGGGAATTAATTTTTTTGATACGGCAAATATTTATTCTGGAGGCAGTTCAGAGGAAATAACGGGGCGAGCATTGAATGATATGGCACGGCGAGAAGAAATTGTGGTGGCGACCAAGGCTTTTTTTCCTTGGCGGAATTCGCCTAATACAGGTTTTCTATCGCGTAAAGCTCTTTTTCAATCAATTGATGACAGTTTGTCACGATTAAAAATGGATTATGTAGATCTTTACCAAATTCACCGTTTTGACCATGGAACCCCGATCGAGGAAACCATGGAGGCCTTGCATGACATCGTGAAATCAGGAAAGGTTCGCTATATTGGAGCATCCTCTATGGAAACATGGCGTTTTGCCAAAATGCAACATATTGCAAGGCAAAATGGATGGACA is a window encoding:
- a CDS encoding lysophospholipid acyltransferase family protein, whose translation is MAIPVQSIFVKLPGKLKTNFARYYWYIVGKLLGLRLHTFGKIIALDSKKGQDRPILYIANHCSWLDIVTIGGLLPGCFVAKKEVGTWPLISILCKLGRVSFVSRQRHSTAKEQIELQSRLKNNDSLILFPEGTSSDGSHLYPFMSSFFALAKPHGKNTITYKTPIIQPISITYDRLDMLPVNRFTRPIYCWYGDMELAPHLWNLSQYSDMHASVIFHDPLYPENFKTRKHLAQETWDIIAKGTIALRSNHSKDEIKKII
- a CDS encoding autotransporter assembly complex protein TamA, which codes for MSSLWFWFENEKSIQYKGDNRKLGIRDYFIFIVLFILSCFKQGVAADPQYYRVKIYSIGNETIDKVLSNTSNLVTLQKTNAVNAFALAGRIKSDYARFKNAMDSFGYYDAKISIKVGTAAALHNQKNVKLNKREQSDDIFKHEKDIIANGIIDGASTDLPNFIDKVPVQQDVIIIVHIQKGSQYRIGQLEFKNLQKNEIIQLSAKQQREFGLKIGDPAVSADIVAARDKLIKGLQEEGHALAKMGEPVAYLHPDNKTLNVVFDMNMGPVVDIGDIDFKGLKKVNAKYIRRRLLLHAGQLYQPSTIENARMDLSSTGVFSSIDMHVADHVDQSGRIPLTITFKETKRRTVSVEAGYSTDLGGRLGAKWTHHNIFGNAEQLKLAAIATGIAGTAQRGLGYDVYADFTKPDFGHRNQDFNARIEAVKQKLYSYNQTAFLAKVGMTRKFGKRWSMSAYLGGIQEHIIQRGERNNYTMINLPLGAAYDGTDLVNPMMSPDHGMKASVSITPTESFGDKTIFFAIMQGTASTYFDLTHLGLTKPGRSIFAFRGNIGSIQGASRMNLPPDQRLYAGGTSTVRGFRFQGVGPQFKGSKYAKGGKAMDTGTAEFRQRILGQFGAQAFIDAGQVSSDSMPFEGKVQVGVGGGFRYYTPMGPIRLDIAVPVKRPYRGDRFEVYIGLGETF
- a CDS encoding translocation/assembly module TamB domain-containing protein; its protein translation is MSQSSKEPEKKQSIDKVPRNIKVRKVKYSIIKSILWFLASILILLVAMVFALFIYLNTQSGKEFLSDKIDVWTDHSINVKGIHGNFPNHLIVEEITLKKLPSTDKPWLILKKVKLDWSFFELLYKKLFIQSLLAEEIDIEDLPKSTQSPDASYSTSSDLSFLWLFASINHLQINKLHLAQTIFSKTLDLKVNGKLSTSNILFFLDEFKLNALPDTNLELDGEELNKSTNLSLKLTVKNHQVSKGQLTFLAKSNPDGILERLLKSDQLTPLSFNLSLDGPFDSLNTKMELKSNQTYLRENGHIDLNHSKMNVDLSGHSPAVTLNPQIHWDGWDLDARLTGLLTKPIGQGKFKLVNLAAGKTFLNNLIVSFSGEQNDDLQAINSRQIDRAHIHLIAEGLRVPGKHPMMFAKVPIIADAVYGINEPEQSIDFRVQHDLVKAVGHIFFYPVLKGSIDLALPHLSDIAELTGVRLGGQSVFNLAFTMPEHADNPIVFDLDGPIQVNQGLPAMVNMVGSKGHLGIHARIFHKEKPDIYLDNLTISGQNLSIQGNGHLLDQQVRAVVNLNIDNLMALSPLLTGQGKAVLKADGSLEDLGLRFEMATKFQTSSKRDYAIAPSDLKMKAELNHLFALPTLLVSLNGNLDRSPIEMELLASQKKNTDNYYFNLRKLNWRSLNGLADFSISGKNIIPNGNLDIKITRLADFKKLVRQNIEGNLALQIHSSPHTNQKLFVNASSKVNMPNYRFNNLLLTGYIDYPLDKPLINLKAQISDFQLPQAKGNIQLSANGFIDNLKVVANADFPSLMKSKGAFDTALLLDLKKKNVFLQKLNALAKGENIHLTAPAKVDFGEKVAIDHFRLTLAPPNAPLAIIDLAGVIMPALNLNASIQNVTPAILRPFLPQLQANGTLDAQARLKGTLEKPTGSIQIKAANIKMLTGEAASLPVAQLISRTNLMGKNAQTHTHLQMGKKFDLSMNGLIPLNSNGKMDLNLEGKIDLGLGNAIAGAYGQQVKGNINLAMQIGGSFMEPIVNGTVQLFKGSFRDYAQGTSIQDIQAKLVGKKDHITLESLTAKAGHGDIYANGQIGVFQPGIPVSLHMNMKNARPLVSDLLTAILDGDIDVSGMAKSKIDMKGTIRIKHAEINIPHSISSSVVPLKVIRPGDKIETESRPNLPGPIIGLDLTIKSAGQILVQGFGLFTDMAGALHITGTADAPSVAGGMKMQNGHIDLSGISLDFTRGVIGFQGSNVDRKIDPSLDFEVKKTVEGNTARLLITGFASSPKITLTSSPPLSQDRVLAILLFGVDSQSLSATQMAEIGLALATLGGQSAGIDPLGTVRKSLGLDRLSLGGGSRSNENGGSNNGASVAAGKYVAKGVYIGAKQSTGNAGTQAEMQIDITKHLKATATVGTGKDNSRFVTPDNDPGSNVGLLYEFDY